The following proteins are encoded in a genomic region of Cetobacterium somerae ATCC BAA-474:
- a CDS encoding FadR/GntR family transcriptional regulator — protein MKDKNYNIILEYIKEKIENNTLKPGEKIETERDLAEKLNLSRTTVREALKVLTAMGITNCIQGSGYYLKDDFKDSLFENFNLFFLLTGQNVSDLIDFREGIEIKAFELALMNIKDEDLIKIDTIFKDLKNAASEDESSLLDAEFHRAIVEASHNIFFISLYNSSRLTLEKFIKNIRISILKNSKNKDILLKHHKIIYQALIEKNLDLGREVIKEHFLLMKKNIF, from the coding sequence ATGAAAGATAAAAATTATAATATAATTTTGGAATATATAAAAGAAAAAATTGAAAATAATACTTTAAAACCAGGAGAGAAAATAGAAACAGAAAGAGATTTAGCAGAAAAACTAAATCTTAGCAGAACTACAGTTAGAGAAGCTTTAAAAGTTTTAACTGCAATGGGAATAACAAATTGTATTCAAGGAAGTGGATATTACTTGAAAGATGATTTTAAAGATTCTCTTTTTGAAAATTTTAATCTTTTTTTTCTTTTAACAGGGCAAAATGTTTCTGACTTAATAGACTTTAGAGAAGGAATAGAAATTAAAGCTTTTGAATTAGCCTTAATGAACATAAAAGATGAAGATTTAATAAAAATAGATACAATATTTAAAGATTTAAAAAATGCAGCTTCAGAGGATGAAAGCTCTCTTTTAGATGCAGAATTCCATAGAGCTATTGTAGAAGCCAGTCATAATATTTTTTTTATAAGCTTATATAACTCTTCTAGATTAACTTTAGAAAAATTTATTAAGAATATAAGAATAAGTATTTTAAAAAATTCAAAAAATAAAGATATACTTTTAAAGCATCACAAAATAATTTATCAAGCTTTAATTGAAAAAAATCTTGATTTAGGAAGAGAAGTTATAAAAGAGCATTTTTTATTAATGAAAAAAAATATTTTTTAA